In the Ramlibacter tataouinensis TTB310 genome, one interval contains:
- the cobA gene encoding uroporphyrinogen-III C-methyltransferase gives MAVQEGKVTLVGAGPGDPELLTLKAVKAIRSATVVLVDDLVSDEVVAYAAPGARIVHVGKRGGCKSTPQAFITKLMVMAAREGENVVRLKGGDPFIFGRGGEELEQLRAAGIQVEVINGITAGLAAVTSLGVPLTHRDHAHGVVFVTGHARPGAHDTDWAGLAAMAHQARLTLVIYMGVSGAARIQHQLLQGLPADTPAAVVQHASLPGQRHAVTTLGALAATIERQGLASPSVMVVGDVLGGLAAAARSSDARFRAA, from the coding sequence ATGGCTGTGCAAGAAGGCAAGGTGACCTTGGTTGGCGCCGGCCCCGGCGACCCCGAGCTGCTCACGCTCAAGGCCGTGAAGGCCATCCGGTCCGCCACGGTGGTGCTGGTGGACGACCTGGTGAGCGACGAGGTGGTGGCCTACGCCGCGCCCGGCGCGCGCATCGTCCACGTCGGCAAGCGCGGCGGCTGCAAGAGCACGCCGCAGGCCTTCATCACCAAGCTGATGGTGATGGCGGCGCGCGAGGGCGAGAACGTGGTGCGGCTCAAGGGCGGCGACCCCTTCATCTTCGGCCGCGGCGGCGAGGAGCTGGAGCAGCTGCGCGCCGCCGGCATCCAGGTGGAAGTCATCAACGGCATCACCGCGGGGCTGGCGGCCGTCACTTCGCTGGGCGTGCCGCTCACCCACCGCGACCATGCCCATGGCGTCGTCTTCGTCACCGGCCATGCGCGCCCGGGTGCCCACGACACCGACTGGGCCGGGCTGGCCGCCATGGCGCACCAGGCGCGCCTGACCCTGGTGATCTACATGGGCGTGAGCGGCGCGGCGCGCATCCAGCACCAGCTGCTGCAAGGCCTGCCGGCCGACACGCCGGCGGCCGTGGTGCAGCACGCCAGCCTGCCCGGCCAGCGCCACGCCGTCACCACCCTGGGCGCGCTGGCCGCCACCATCGAGCGGCAAGGCCTGGCCAGCCCCTCGGTCATGGTGGTGGGCGACGTGCTGGGCGGTTTGGCCGCGGCGGCGCGGAGCAGCGACGCGCGCTTCCGGGCAGCCTGA
- a CDS encoding MFS transporter: MPSPSSSDTRGLRAAAWALRAQFFVSGALFATWGVHVPSVKSHYGLGEQSLAVAMLAAGVGAIAALLQAGRIVARHGPRRVALAMGVLSAACIGALLASRSYGALLGVMLAYGASASLFDVAINAEASEIERRAARPLMSGFHGMFSLGGMVGAGAGSALAAAQVAAVPHLAGAALACSALVLAACARMLPRVDGGPQEGTPLSLPRGPLALLGLLAAIGLVAEGAMYDWSVLYLRQEIGTAAATAALGYTSFSAAMAAGRFGGDALRARLAPVAVLRGSGTLGALGMALALLVPHPAAVLVGFALVGLGFANIVPVLFSAASQVPGVSPAHGIAAVSSAGYLGMMAGPPAIGFIAEGRSLGAGLALVVLFAAAVALAARRALPR; the protein is encoded by the coding sequence ATGCCTTCCCCCTCTTCCTCCGACACGCGCGGCCTGCGCGCCGCCGCCTGGGCCCTGCGCGCCCAGTTCTTCGTCTCCGGCGCGCTGTTCGCCACCTGGGGCGTGCACGTGCCCAGCGTCAAGTCGCACTACGGCCTGGGCGAGCAGTCGCTGGCGGTCGCCATGCTGGCGGCCGGCGTGGGCGCCATCGCCGCGCTGCTGCAGGCCGGGCGCATCGTCGCGCGCCACGGCCCGCGTCGCGTCGCGCTGGCCATGGGCGTGCTCAGCGCAGCCTGCATAGGCGCGCTGCTGGCTTCCCGGAGCTACGGGGCCCTGCTGGGGGTGATGCTGGCCTATGGTGCCTCGGCCAGCCTGTTCGACGTGGCCATCAACGCCGAGGCCAGCGAGATCGAGCGCCGCGCGGCGCGGCCGCTGATGAGCGGCTTCCACGGCATGTTCAGCCTGGGCGGCATGGTGGGCGCGGGCGCGGGCAGCGCGCTGGCGGCGGCCCAGGTGGCCGCCGTGCCGCACCTGGCGGGTGCCGCGCTGGCCTGCAGCGCGCTGGTGCTGGCCGCCTGCGCGCGCATGCTGCCGCGCGTGGACGGGGGGCCGCAGGAAGGCACGCCACTGAGCCTGCCGCGCGGGCCGCTGGCGCTGCTGGGCCTGCTGGCGGCGATCGGGCTGGTGGCCGAGGGTGCGATGTACGACTGGAGCGTGCTGTACCTGCGCCAGGAAATAGGCACGGCCGCGGCGACGGCGGCCCTGGGCTACACCAGCTTCAGCGCCGCCATGGCCGCCGGACGCTTCGGCGGCGACGCGCTGCGGGCCCGGCTGGCGCCGGTGGCGGTGCTGCGCGGCAGCGGCACGCTGGGGGCGCTGGGCATGGCGCTGGCGCTGCTGGTGCCGCACCCGGCGGCGGTGCTGGTGGGCTTCGCGCTGGTGGGCCTGGGCTTCGCCAACATCGTGCCGGTGCTGTTCAGCGCGGCGTCGCAGGTGCCGGGCGTGTCGCCGGCGCATGGCATCGCGGCCGTGTCCTCGGCCGGCTACCTGGGCATGATGGCCGGCCCGCCGGCGATCGGCTTCATCGCCGAAGGCCGTTCGCTCGGCGCCGGCCTGGCCCTGGTGGTGCTGTTCGCCGCGGCGGTGGCGCTGGCGGCGCGGCGCGCGCTGCCGCGCTGA
- a CDS encoding NAD(P)/FAD-dependent oxidoreductase — MQTYDAIVIGAGAAGLFCAGIAGQLGLKVLLIDHAPQVAEKVRISGGGRCNFTNRELDPRAPHKHFLGENPNFCRSALSRYTAQDFIALVQRHGIPYHEKHKGQLFGDRSSQDFIRLLLAECEAGGVQRRQPCAVHGIAFSAGRYEIQTDGGPVAAPALVVATGGLSIPQIGASDFGYRVARQFGLRVVEPRPALVPLTFDGEAWAPYAQLAGLSLPVRIETGSKKERMAFDEDLLFTHRGLSGPAVLQISSYWRPQAPLRLDLAPGAALEDQLRQAKAGSRKLIANELAAHVPARLADAWVRQDAGWQRPVNEASDKALAALAGRLSGWELVPTGTEGYRKAEVTAGGVDTRELSSQTLEAQRQPGLYFIGEVVDVTGWLGGYNFQWAWSSGWACAQALAERIR, encoded by the coding sequence ATGCAGACCTACGACGCCATCGTCATCGGCGCCGGCGCGGCGGGCCTGTTCTGCGCCGGCATCGCCGGGCAGCTGGGCCTGAAGGTGCTGCTGATCGACCACGCGCCCCAGGTGGCGGAGAAGGTGCGCATCTCCGGCGGTGGCCGCTGCAACTTCACCAACCGCGAGCTGGACCCGCGCGCGCCGCACAAGCACTTCCTGGGCGAGAACCCGAACTTCTGCCGCTCGGCGCTGTCGCGCTACACGGCGCAGGACTTCATCGCGCTGGTCCAGCGCCACGGCATCCCGTACCACGAGAAGCACAAGGGCCAGCTGTTCGGCGACCGATCCTCGCAGGACTTCATCCGCCTGCTGCTGGCCGAGTGCGAGGCCGGCGGCGTGCAGCGCCGGCAGCCCTGCGCAGTCCACGGCATCGCGTTCTCTGCCGGCCGCTACGAGATCCAGACCGACGGCGGCCCGGTGGCGGCGCCGGCGCTGGTGGTCGCCACCGGCGGGCTGTCCATCCCGCAGATCGGCGCCAGCGACTTCGGCTACCGCGTGGCGCGCCAGTTCGGCCTGCGGGTGGTGGAGCCGCGCCCGGCCCTGGTGCCGCTGACCTTCGACGGCGAGGCCTGGGCGCCCTACGCGCAGCTGGCCGGCCTGTCCTTGCCGGTGCGCATCGAGACCGGATCCAAAAAGGAGCGCATGGCCTTCGACGAGGACCTGCTGTTCACCCATCGCGGCCTGTCCGGCCCGGCGGTGCTGCAGATCTCCAGCTACTGGCGGCCGCAGGCGCCGCTGCGGCTGGACCTGGCACCCGGCGCGGCGCTGGAAGACCAGCTGCGCCAGGCCAAGGCCGGCTCGCGCAAGCTCATCGCCAACGAGCTGGCGGCCCACGTGCCCGCGCGCCTGGCCGACGCCTGGGTGCGCCAGGACGCCGGCTGGCAGCGGCCGGTGAACGAGGCCTCGGACAAGGCGCTGGCGGCCCTGGCCGGCCGGCTGTCGGGCTGGGAGCTGGTGCCCACCGGCACCGAGGGGTACCGCAAGGCCGAGGTGACGGCCGGCGGGGTGGACACCCGCGAGCTGTCGTCCCAGACCCTGGAAGCGCAGCGGCAGCCGGGGCTGTACTTCATCGGCGAGGTGGTGGACGTCACCGGCTGGCTGGGCGGCTACAACTTCCAGTGGGCCTGGTCCAGCGGCTGGGCTTGCGCGCAGGCCTTGGCCGAGCGCATCCGGTGA
- the rpsU gene encoding 30S ribosomal protein S21, with amino-acid sequence MTTIRVKENEPFDVALRRFKRTIEKLGLLTELRAREFYEKPTAERKRKKAAAVKRHYKRVRSMQLPKKLY; translated from the coding sequence ATGACGACCATTCGTGTCAAGGAAAACGAGCCGTTCGACGTGGCCCTGCGCCGCTTCAAGCGCACCATCGAGAAGCTGGGCCTGCTGACCGAGCTGCGCGCCCGCGAGTTCTACGAGAAGCCCACCGCCGAGCGCAAGCGCAAGAAGGCCGCCGCCGTCAAGCGCCACTACAAGCGCGTGCGCAGCATGCAACTGCCGAAGAAGCTCTATTGA
- a CDS encoding GatB/YqeY domain-containing protein: MSLKQRINDDMKAAMRARETERLGTIRLLQAAMKQKEVDERIELDDAAVVGIVDKLIKQRKDSIDAFQKAGRQDLADKESAEMAVLQAYLPARLSADEVAAQVRAIVAEVGAKGPGDMGKVMGAAKQRLAGKADMGQVSAAVKAALAAG; encoded by the coding sequence ATGTCCCTCAAGCAACGCATCAACGACGACATGAAGGCCGCCATGCGCGCCAGGGAAACTGAGCGCCTGGGCACCATCCGGCTGCTGCAGGCCGCGATGAAGCAAAAGGAGGTGGACGAGCGCATCGAGCTGGACGATGCGGCCGTGGTGGGCATCGTCGACAAGCTCATCAAGCAGCGCAAGGACAGCATCGACGCCTTCCAGAAGGCCGGCCGCCAGGACCTGGCCGACAAGGAGTCGGCCGAGATGGCGGTGCTGCAGGCCTACCTGCCGGCGCGGCTGTCGGCCGACGAGGTGGCCGCGCAGGTGCGCGCCATCGTTGCCGAGGTGGGCGCCAAGGGGCCGGGCGACATGGGCAAGGTCATGGGCGCCGCCAAGCAGCGCCTGGCCGGCAAGGCCGACATGGGGCAGGTGTCGGCGGCGGTCAAGGCTGCACTGGCGGCAGGCTAG
- a CDS encoding menaquinone biosynthetic enzyme MqnA/MqnD family protein, producing MSRPVRVAAVSYLNAKPLLAGLQALPAGEVELRLEVPARLPGLLAAGEADVALLPVAALPRIPGAYAVGTHGIAADGPVASVALFSQVPMTQIEEVLLDHQSCTSVALVQLLLAGHWRRQVRFSAAQEGYIDRIAGTRAGVIIGDRAMTQGARFCHKWDLAQVWKEWTGLPFVFAAWAAVRPLPEGFVQRFDEANAAGLERLDEIADAHAAQAGYDLRTYYRDHLRFRLDGRMRQGQALFLERLASLPPVQP from the coding sequence GTGTCCCGCCCCGTCCGCGTCGCCGCCGTTTCCTACCTCAACGCCAAGCCGCTGCTGGCCGGGCTGCAGGCCCTGCCGGCCGGCGAGGTCGAGCTGCGGCTGGAGGTGCCCGCGCGGCTGCCCGGGCTGCTGGCCGCCGGCGAGGCCGACGTCGCGCTGCTGCCGGTGGCGGCGCTGCCGCGCATCCCGGGTGCTTACGCGGTCGGCACGCACGGCATCGCCGCCGACGGGCCGGTCGCTTCGGTCGCTCTGTTCAGCCAGGTGCCGATGACGCAGATCGAGGAGGTGCTGCTGGACCACCAGTCCTGCACCTCGGTGGCGCTGGTGCAGCTGCTGCTGGCCGGCCACTGGCGCCGCCAGGTGCGCTTCTCGGCGGCGCAGGAGGGCTACATCGACCGGATCGCCGGAACGCGCGCCGGTGTGATCATCGGCGACCGGGCCATGACCCAGGGCGCGCGCTTTTGCCACAAGTGGGACCTGGCGCAGGTCTGGAAGGAATGGACCGGCCTGCCCTTCGTCTTCGCGGCCTGGGCGGCGGTGCGGCCCCTGCCGGAAGGCTTCGTGCAGCGTTTCGACGAGGCCAATGCCGCCGGCCTGGAGCGCCTGGACGAGATCGCCGACGCTCATGCCGCGCAGGCCGGCTACGACCTGCGCACCTACTACCGCGACCACCTTCGCTTCCGGCTGGACGGACGCATGCGCCAAGGGCAGGCGTTGTTCCTGGAGCGGCTGGCTAGCCTGCCGCCAGTGCAGCCTTGA
- the pmbA gene encoding metalloprotease PmbA, with the protein MNTPDARAAERGFSYSRAYFEQLVDTALAHAKKLGATDAGAEASEGCGLSVSVRKGELENVERNRDKSLGVTVYIGQRRGNASTSDFSEAAIAQTVQAAYDIARFTAEDPVAGLPDAGDIAPPEEQPDLDLFHPWDIDSERAARIALACEAAAFKTDRRITNSEGAGVSAQQSHFFSAHTRGFRGGYASSRHSVSVAPIAGRGDNMQRDAWYSSMRSADELSAPEAIGRYAAERALARLGSRKISTRECPVLFESPLAAGLLGAYVQATSGGSLYRRSSFLIDSLGKQVFPAHVDVTEDPHQKRGKGSAAFDEEGVRTTPRKVVDAGRVEGYFLSSYSARKLGMKTTGNAGGSHNLALTSRLTQPGDDLPAMLRRLGTGLFVIELMGQGVNYVTGDYSRGASGFWVENGQIAFPVQEITIAGNLKDMFAGIDAVGADTYNYGAKTVGSVLVNRMKVAGS; encoded by the coding sequence ATGAACACACCCGATGCACGTGCCGCCGAACGCGGCTTCAGCTACAGCCGCGCCTATTTCGAACAACTGGTCGACACGGCCCTGGCCCATGCGAAGAAGCTGGGCGCCACCGATGCCGGCGCCGAGGCGTCGGAGGGCTGCGGCCTGTCGGTGTCGGTGCGCAAGGGCGAGCTGGAGAACGTGGAGCGCAACCGCGACAAGTCCCTGGGCGTGACCGTGTACATCGGCCAGCGCCGCGGCAACGCCAGCACCTCCGACTTCTCCGAAGCCGCCATCGCGCAGACCGTGCAGGCGGCCTACGACATCGCCCGCTTCACCGCCGAGGACCCGGTGGCCGGCCTGCCGGACGCTGGCGACATCGCGCCGCCCGAGGAGCAGCCCGACCTGGACCTGTTCCATCCCTGGGACATCGACAGCGAGCGCGCGGCGCGGATCGCGCTGGCCTGCGAGGCGGCGGCCTTCAAGACCGACCGCCGCATCACCAACAGCGAGGGCGCGGGCGTGTCGGCGCAGCAAAGCCATTTCTTCAGCGCCCACACGCGGGGGTTCCGCGGCGGCTATGCCAGCTCGCGCCACTCCGTCTCGGTGGCGCCCATCGCCGGCCGCGGCGACAACATGCAGCGCGACGCCTGGTACAGCTCCATGCGTTCGGCCGACGAGCTGTCCGCGCCCGAGGCCATCGGCCGCTACGCCGCCGAGCGTGCGCTGGCGCGCCTGGGCTCGCGCAAGATCAGCACCCGCGAATGCCCGGTGCTGTTCGAGTCGCCGCTGGCGGCGGGCCTGCTGGGCGCCTACGTGCAGGCCACCAGCGGCGGCTCGCTGTACCGCCGCAGCAGCTTCCTGATCGACTCGCTGGGCAAGCAGGTCTTCCCGGCGCATGTGGACGTGACCGAGGACCCGCACCAGAAGCGCGGCAAGGGCAGCGCCGCGTTCGACGAGGAGGGCGTGCGCACCACGCCGCGCAAGGTGGTGGACGCCGGCCGGGTGGAGGGCTATTTCCTGTCCAGCTACTCGGCGCGCAAGCTGGGCATGAAGACCACCGGCAACGCCGGCGGCTCGCACAACCTGGCGCTGACCTCGCGCCTGACCCAGCCCGGCGACGACCTGCCGGCCATGCTGCGCAGGCTGGGCACCGGCCTGTTCGTGATCGAGCTGATGGGGCAGGGCGTGAACTACGTGACCGGCGACTACTCGCGCGGCGCCAGCGGCTTCTGGGTGGAGAACGGCCAGATCGCCTTCCCGGTGCAGGAGATCACCATCGCCGGCAACCTCAAGGACATGTTCGCCGGCATCGACGCGGTGGGCGCCGACACCTACAACTACGGCGCCAAGACCGTCGGCTCGGTGCTGGTCAACCGGATGAAGGTGGCGGGCAGCTGA
- the yjgA gene encoding ribosome biogenesis factor YjgA: protein MPRKPKKGYFVRGQFVAEGSELDLQLKAELKGSEISKTDLKRESTELQKLGEALLELRPVLMERLQLPDKLLDALDEVRRISNFEGRRRQMQYIGKLMRGLDEDLLAAVRAALDEQHQGSARETLALHEAERWRDALIERDEAVGEWLQLHPATDAQQLRALVRQARKDRGPADADAVSRGLAPRQGRAYREIFQLVRQQLAGAGDTPVDEDTQEDTHE, encoded by the coding sequence ATGCCACGCAAACCCAAAAAAGGCTACTTCGTGCGCGGCCAGTTCGTGGCCGAAGGCAGCGAGCTGGACCTGCAGCTCAAGGCCGAGCTCAAGGGCAGCGAGATCAGCAAGACCGACCTCAAGCGCGAGAGCACCGAGCTGCAGAAGCTGGGCGAGGCGCTGCTGGAGCTGCGCCCTGTCCTGATGGAGCGCCTGCAGCTGCCCGACAAGCTGCTCGACGCGCTGGACGAGGTGCGCCGCATCAGCAACTTCGAGGGCCGGCGCCGCCAGATGCAGTACATCGGCAAGCTGATGCGCGGGCTGGACGAGGACCTGCTCGCGGCCGTGCGGGCCGCGCTGGACGAGCAGCACCAGGGCTCGGCGCGCGAGACGCTGGCCCTGCACGAGGCCGAGCGCTGGCGCGATGCGCTGATCGAGCGCGACGAGGCCGTGGGCGAGTGGCTGCAGCTGCACCCCGCGACCGACGCGCAGCAGCTGCGCGCGCTGGTGCGCCAGGCCCGCAAGGACCGCGGGCCGGCCGATGCCGACGCGGTCTCGCGCGGGCTGGCGCCGCGCCAGGGCCGGGCCTATCGCGAGATCTTCCAGCTGGTGCGCCAGCAGCTGGCCGGCGCCGGCGACACCCCCGTGGACGAAGACACCCAGGAGGACACCCATGAATGA
- the mog gene encoding molybdopterin adenylyltransferase translates to MNEAFDPVRVGIVSISDRASSGVYEDKGLPALKDWLARALRNPLAFEARLIPDEKERISATLVELVDAGCALVLTTGGTGPAPRDVTPEATLAVADKEMPGFGEQMRQISLRFVPTAILSRQVAVVRGRSLIINLPGQPKSIQETLEGLKDAQGQPVVPGIFAAVPYCIDLIGGPYLETDDAVCKAFRPKSAVRAKGAPA, encoded by the coding sequence ATGAATGAGGCATTCGACCCCGTGCGCGTCGGCATCGTGTCCATCAGCGACCGCGCCTCCAGCGGCGTCTACGAGGACAAGGGCCTGCCCGCGCTGAAGGACTGGCTCGCGCGCGCGCTGCGCAACCCCCTCGCATTCGAGGCGCGCCTGATCCCCGACGAGAAGGAGCGCATCAGCGCCACCCTGGTCGAGCTGGTCGATGCCGGCTGCGCGCTGGTGCTCACCACCGGCGGCACCGGGCCGGCCCCGCGCGACGTGACGCCGGAGGCCACGCTGGCCGTGGCGGACAAGGAGATGCCCGGCTTCGGCGAGCAGATGCGCCAGATCAGCCTGAGGTTCGTGCCCACGGCCATCCTGTCGCGGCAGGTCGCGGTGGTCCGCGGCCGCAGCCTGATCATCAACCTGCCCGGCCAGCCCAAGTCCATCCAGGAAACCCTGGAAGGCCTGAAGGACGCGCAGGGCCAGCCGGTGGTGCCCGGCATCTTCGCCGCCGTGCCCTACTGCATCGACCTGATCGGCGGCCCCTACCTGGAAACCGACGACGCCGTGTGCAAGGCGTTCCGGCCCAAGTCCGCGGTCCGCGCGAAAGGAGCGCCGGCATGA
- a CDS encoding amidase: MNREQTFAHLERTLDDIARRDAGIGAFVALHDRTGLQVELDRALAGGGALGGLPVAVKDIFDTAHLPTAYGSALFNGHRPRFDAAMVQAIRRAGGVVVGKSSSTEFAFLHPAATRNPRSAGHTPGGSSAGSAAAVAAGLVPLAVGTQTGGSVIRPASYCGVAGFKPSFAVLPTAGLKPFSWSLDTVGLFAPTVAELARGAQAIAGQPWADQAGLGTGASAASNGGALRFGFVDRFPWGETTPSAAQALNQGRSALQAAGATMHDVALPGWMAEVFHAHDAVQGWEAARALADEYEFHADALSPVLRDYLASARAVSDAAYHQAQQSTGVGRRTALTLFDSVDVLVTPSAPDEPPPLSAASTGSSSFNRAWTLLGLPCLNVAGGTGVKGLPMGLQVIAPPRRDALCLRAGDVLERALAASR, translated from the coding sequence ATGAACCGCGAGCAGACCTTTGCCCACCTGGAACGCACGCTGGACGACATCGCGCGGCGCGATGCCGGTATCGGCGCCTTCGTCGCCCTGCATGACCGCACCGGCCTGCAGGTCGAGCTGGACCGCGCGCTGGCCGGCGGCGGCGCGCTGGGCGGCCTGCCGGTGGCGGTCAAGGACATCTTCGACACCGCGCACCTGCCCACGGCCTACGGCTCGGCCCTGTTCAACGGGCACCGTCCGCGCTTCGATGCCGCCATGGTGCAGGCCATCCGCCGCGCCGGCGGCGTGGTGGTCGGCAAGAGCAGCAGCACCGAGTTCGCCTTCCTGCACCCGGCCGCCACCCGCAACCCGCGCTCGGCCGGCCACACGCCCGGCGGCTCCTCGGCCGGCTCGGCGGCCGCCGTTGCAGCGGGCCTGGTTCCGCTGGCCGTCGGCACGCAGACCGGCGGCTCGGTGATCCGCCCGGCGTCCTACTGCGGCGTGGCAGGCTTCAAGCCCAGCTTCGCAGTACTGCCCACGGCAGGCCTCAAGCCCTTCTCCTGGTCGCTGGACACGGTGGGGCTGTTCGCGCCCACGGTGGCCGAGCTGGCCCGCGGCGCGCAGGCCATCGCCGGCCAGCCCTGGGCCGACCAGGCCGGGCTGGGTACCGGCGCCAGCGCCGCGTCCAACGGCGGCGCGCTGCGCTTCGGCTTCGTCGACCGCTTCCCCTGGGGCGAGACCACGCCGAGCGCGGCGCAAGCGCTCAACCAGGGCCGCAGCGCGCTGCAGGCTGCCGGCGCCACGATGCACGACGTCGCCCTGCCCGGCTGGATGGCCGAGGTGTTCCATGCGCACGACGCGGTGCAGGGCTGGGAGGCCGCCCGGGCCCTGGCCGACGAATACGAGTTCCATGCGGACGCGCTGTCGCCGGTGCTGCGCGACTACCTGGCGTCGGCGCGCGCGGTCAGCGATGCCGCCTACCACCAGGCCCAGCAGTCGACCGGCGTGGGCCGGCGCACGGCACTGACGCTGTTCGACAGCGTGGACGTGCTGGTCACGCCCAGCGCGCCCGACGAGCCGCCGCCCCTGTCGGCCGCGTCCACCGGCTCCTCCAGCTTCAACCGGGCCTGGACCCTGCTGGGCCTGCCCTGCCTGAACGTGGCGGGCGGAACGGGGGTGAAGGGGCTGCCCATGGGGCTGCAGGTGATCGCGCCGCCGCGGCGCGATGCGCTGTGCCTGCGGGCGGGCGACGTGCTGGAGCGGGCGCTGGCGGCCTCGCGCTGA
- a CDS encoding LysR family transcriptional regulator: protein MLELHELRAFSRIADLGSISGAARALGLPKSSLSRSLAKLEASVGAALVERSTRHLRLTDAGHLLQRHARRILDDVGEAENAIGGLVGKPRGDLRVSVPFTFAAGPLASMLPGFVLRYPEVRVVLSVSNRQIDLLAEEADIAIRIGPLPDSELIARRLASFSLWPCASPRYLANGPAIEQPTDLLQHRLIAHADRRQRWAFRKAGGALHDIEFEAGTVVPEPDVVRTMLVGHAGIGLLPDFHAEAEIAAGRLLRVLPAFDCSSVDVHALYPSHRSLSAKVRVFIDSLVAHLGRGGPLGSAGDAGAAT from the coding sequence ATGCTTGAACTCCATGAACTGCGTGCCTTCTCGCGCATTGCCGATCTCGGCAGCATCTCCGGCGCTGCGCGCGCGCTCGGGTTGCCCAAGTCGTCGCTCAGTCGCTCGCTGGCAAAGCTGGAAGCGTCGGTGGGCGCCGCGCTGGTCGAGCGGTCGACGCGCCACCTGCGGCTGACCGACGCGGGCCATCTGCTGCAGCGGCATGCCCGCCGCATCCTGGACGATGTCGGCGAGGCAGAGAATGCGATCGGCGGCCTGGTGGGCAAGCCGCGCGGCGACCTGCGGGTCAGCGTGCCGTTCACCTTCGCCGCCGGGCCCTTGGCGTCCATGCTGCCGGGCTTCGTGTTGCGCTACCCCGAGGTGCGGGTGGTGCTCAGCGTCAGCAACCGCCAGATCGATCTGCTGGCGGAGGAGGCGGACATCGCCATCCGGATCGGCCCGCTGCCCGACTCCGAATTGATCGCGCGTCGGCTTGCCAGTTTCAGCTTATGGCCGTGTGCCAGCCCGCGCTACCTGGCGAACGGCCCGGCCATCGAGCAACCGACGGATCTGCTGCAGCACCGCCTGATTGCCCATGCCGACCGGCGCCAGCGGTGGGCGTTCCGCAAGGCAGGCGGCGCGCTGCACGACATCGAATTCGAGGCCGGCACCGTGGTTCCCGAGCCGGATGTCGTGCGCACCATGCTGGTGGGGCACGCCGGCATCGGCCTGTTGCCGGACTTCCATGCGGAAGCCGAGATCGCGGCCGGACGGCTGCTGCGCGTGCTGCCGGCGTTCGACTGCAGCTCGGTGGACGTGCACGCCCTGTACCCGAGCCACCGCAGCCTGTCGGCCAAGGTGCGCGTGTTCATCGACTCCCTGGTCGCGCACCTGGGACGCGGCGGCCCGCTTGGCAGCGCCGGAGATGCCGGCGCTGCGACTTGA
- a CDS encoding NmrA family NAD(P)-binding protein: MTQTVLIVGATGMLGRRIAHHLVRSPQARVRLLVRDPHGKKEVLDPLAAKGAEVVAGDLSDAASLDRATRGVDVIVSAVQGGPEVIVEGQVRLAEIGKRNAVRRILPSDYALDLFKATPGEHTMFDMRAQADARIAETGLEQVNVLQGGFMELFMPGKGAIDLEAGTVSFFGDGHRPVEVTSVEDTARMVARAALDRALAAGKFAFAGDRVSFRQAGEIVARQSGRPIRPVSLGSEADLRALMAQADPHQQVMLAYLLYMTNGQTALTGLQNDRYGDLKLQGFADFVARQGERS; this comes from the coding sequence ATGACCCAAACTGTTCTGATCGTCGGTGCGACCGGCATGCTCGGCCGTCGCATTGCCCATCATCTCGTCAGAAGCCCGCAGGCGCGCGTGCGCCTGCTGGTGCGAGACCCTCACGGCAAGAAGGAGGTGCTGGACCCACTCGCGGCCAAGGGCGCCGAGGTGGTCGCGGGCGACCTCTCCGATGCCGCTTCGCTCGACCGTGCGACTCGTGGCGTCGACGTCATCGTCTCGGCCGTCCAGGGCGGGCCCGAAGTCATCGTTGAGGGCCAGGTCAGGCTGGCGGAGATCGGCAAGCGCAACGCCGTGCGGCGCATCCTGCCGTCCGACTACGCGCTCGACCTGTTCAAGGCCACACCCGGCGAGCACACGATGTTCGACATGCGGGCGCAGGCCGATGCCCGCATCGCCGAGACCGGCCTGGAGCAGGTCAACGTGCTCCAGGGCGGGTTCATGGAGCTGTTCATGCCGGGCAAGGGCGCTATCGACCTGGAGGCGGGCACGGTGAGCTTCTTCGGCGACGGCCACCGCCCGGTCGAGGTGACCAGTGTCGAGGACACCGCGCGGATGGTGGCCCGGGCCGCGCTCGACCGGGCGCTTGCCGCAGGGAAGTTCGCCTTTGCCGGCGACCGCGTCTCGTTTCGCCAAGCGGGCGAAATCGTCGCCCGACAGTCCGGCCGCCCGATCAGGCCCGTCTCGCTCGGCTCGGAGGCGGACCTGCGCGCCCTGATGGCCCAGGCCGACCCGCACCAGCAGGTGATGCTCGCCTACCTGCTGTACATGACCAATGGGCAGACCGCGCTGACCGGCTTGCAGAACGACCGCTACGGCGACCTCAAGCTCCAAGGTTTCGCTGATTTCGTTGCACGCCAAGGAGAACGGTCATGA